The genomic segment TTGACCCAGGCGACCGGGCGGCCCTCCGGACTCGGCTCCAGCGCGAGCAGCCGCAGGGGGAAGCACTCGGCCTCCACGCCCGATGTGCCCCGCAGGGTCATGGGGTCCCCGGCCACCTCGCAGCGGGCGCCCGCCTCCTCCCAGGCCTCGCGCACCGCCGCCTGCGCCGCCGTCTCGCCGGGGTGAATGCCGCCGCCGGGAAGCGTCCAGCCGCCCCATTCCAGCCCGGTCATCAGCACGCGCCCGTCCCCACGCTCGATCCACGCGCAGGCCCGGCCCACCCGCGTGGGCGAGGGGGAGAGATTAACGAAGGACTTCACGCGGGCACCTCCAGCAACAGCGGCCGGGCCTGGGCGAAGGGCGCTTGCCGGGACCGCAACGCCGCCAGCGTGCCGGAAGCGTGCAGGTGCTCCGCCGCCCGCAGATCCAGCGGGTGCGTCCGCCGGTACTCGCGCAGCAGCGAGGACTCCAGCGCCGCGTGGCCTTCCTCCAGAAAGCCGACGAGCGCCAGCCGCAGCGCCGCCGACTGCACGGCCTCCGGCGCCCGGCCCACCCGAATCCCCTTGCGGGCGACGTAGGGATCGTCCGTCAGCAGCCGGGTGCAGCCCGCCCACGGGTCGGGCGCGGCGTACTCGACCGCCCGCAGGCCGCTCATGGCGATGGCCCCCGCGCACTGCGGGCAGGGTTCCACCGTTGTGAGGACCGTCCAGCCGTACACCTCCGGGCGCGGCACCTCCCGCAAGTTCAGCAGGGCATTGATCTCGGCGTGCGCGAGGTCGTGGCCGGAGATAAAGCCCCGTTCGACGGCCCGCCCCTCGCCCAGTCGGTTGCGCCCCCGCGCGATCACCTTGCCCTGCGGGTCCACCACGACGGCCCCGATGGGGTAGGAGCCGTGGCCGTACCCCGCCCACGCCTCGGCCAAGGCGTCGTCCCAGGGGGACCGTACCCAGGAGCCCTGACTCACAGCTCCCCCCGGTACTTCTCCACCAGATCGTCCAGCGCTTCCCGCAGCAAGGACGCCTCGGTGCGGCCCAGCGCCCCCGACAGTTTGGAGAGGCGCTCAAGCTGACTCTTGGGGTAATAGTTGGACTTCAGGACCATCTTGCTCTCCACATAGATGCAGGCCCGGCCCCGCCCCTCGCGTTTGGCCCGCAGCAGCGCCTCGTCGGCGGCGCGTTGCAGGTCGGCAAAGGTGTGGGCATGGGCAGGCCGCGCCGCCAGCCCCACGCTCAGGCCCAGCGTGCGCGGCCAGTGGGGGTCGCGGTGGATGTGGAAGTGCCGGATCACCTCGTCGAGGAGGATCAGGGCCGTTTCCGCCGCCGTCTCGGGGAGGAGGGCCGCGTACTCGTCACCCCCCAGCCGCCCGATCACGCTGCCGGTGGGCAGGCTGCCCGAGAGCAGCCGCTCGACGCCGCGCAGTACCCGGTCTCCCTCGGTATGCCCCAGCGCGTCGTTGAGCGTCTTGAAGTGGTCGAGGTCGAGCAGGGCCAGGGTCACGGGGGCGCCGCGCAGCTCCTCGAACGCGGCCTCGAACGCGGAGCGGGTCAGGATGTCGGGTCTGGGCATGAAGAACCTCCTGGGTGGGATGTCCCACCGTACATCATGCGGTCTTACATATATATGTCTGATCTTTTATGTGGGGGCGATGGACAGGAATCTACCGTCTCAGCCGACCTTGAGCGCCTCAGACTCAGATTGTTGCCTCTGTGGAGTTGACATTCTTGAGTCCATGCGACTAGGATTCCGTCTGGAACGGCGAAAACCGCTCAGCCTGGGCGGAGGTAGCCCCAACGCATCTCATCCACAGGAGGTTCATCCATGCTGAAACCGTTAGGTGACCGTGTACTGGTCGAAATCGTCGAGGAAGCCGAACAGAAGACCGCCGGGGGCCTGTACGTGCCCGACACCGCCAAGGAAAAGAGCCAGCGCGGCAAGGTCATCGCCGTGGGCAACGGCAAGATGCTGGACAACGGCACCCGCGTGGCGCTGGACGTCAAGGAAGGCGACACCGTGTACTTCGCCAAGTACGGCGGCACCGAAGTGACGCTGGAAGGCAAGAACTACTCCATCCTCAGCGAACGCGACATCCTCGCCATCGTTGAATAATCCCGCCCCTGGCGACCCCAACCCCCATTCCATCCCAGGAGGAACTCCCATGCCCAAACAGCTTGTGTTTGACGAATCCGCCCGTCGTAGCCTTGAGCGCGGCGTCAACGCCGTCGCCAACGCCGTCAAGGTGACCCTGGGGCCGCGCGGCCGCAACGTGGTCATCGAGAAGAAGTTCGGCTCCCCCACGATCACCAAGGACGGCGTGACCGTCGCCAAGGAGATCGAGCTGGAGGACAAGCTCGAGAACATCGGCGCCCAGCTCCTCAAGGAAGTCGCCTCCAAGACGAACGACATCACGGGTGACGGCACCACCACCGCCACCGTGCTGGGTCAGGCCGTCGTGAAGGAAGGCCTGCGCAACGTGGCCGCCGGGGCCAACCCCCTCGCCCTGAAGCGCGGCATCGACAAGGCTGTGGCCGTCGCCATTGAGGAGATCAAGAAGCTCGCCGTGCCCGTCGAGGACAGCGACGCGATCAAGAAGGTCGCCGGAATCAGTGCCAACGACGAGGCCGTCGGCCAGGAAATCGCCAACGCGATGGACAAAGTCGGCAAGGAAGGCGTCATCACCATTGAGGAGTCCAAGGGCTTCGACACCGAAGTGGACGTCGTGGAAGGGATGCAGTTCGACAAGGGCTACATCAGCCCCTACTTCATCACCAGCCCCGACACGATGGAAGCCGTCCTCGAAGACGCCTACATCCTGATCAACGAGAAGAAGGTCAGTGCCCTCAAGGACCTGCTCCCCGTGCTGGAAAAGGTCGCGCAGACAGGCCGCCCCCTGCTGATCATCGCCGAGGACGTGGAAGGTGAAGCGCTCGCCACGCTGGTCGTGAACAAGCTGCGCGGCACCCTGAACATCGCTGCGGTCAAGGCCCCCGGCTTCGGTGACCGCCGCAAGGAAATGCTGCGCGACATCGCTGCCGTGACCGGTGGGCAGGTCGTCTCCGAGGACCTCGGCCACAAGCTGGAGAACGTCGGCATGGACATGCTGGGTCGCGCCGCCCGCATCCGCATCACCAAGGACGAGACCACCATCGTGGACGGCCGGGGCAACCAGGCCGAGATCGACGCCCGCGTGAACGCGATCAAGGCTGAACTCGACTCCACCGACTCCGACTACGCCCGCGAGAAGCTCCAGGAGCGCCTCGCCAAGCTGGCGGGCGGCGTGGCCGTGATTCGCGTCGGCGCCGCGACCGAGACCGAACTCAAGGAGAAGAAGCACCGCTACGAGGACGCCCTCTCCACCGCCCGCTCGGCGGTCGAGGAAGGCATCGTCGCGGGCGGCGGCACCACGCTGCTGCGCGTCATCCCCGCTGTCCGTGCGGCCGCTGAAGGCCTGACGGGTGACGAGGCGACCGGTGCCCGCATCCTGATCCGCGCTCTGGAAGAGCCCGCCCGCCAGATCGCCGTGAACGCGGGCGAGGAAGGCAGCGTTATCGTGAACGCCGTCATCAACTCCGACAAGGTCCGCTACGGCTTCAACGCCGCGACCGGCGAGTACGTCGAGGACATGGTCGCCGCTGGCATCGTCGACCCCGCCAAGGTGACCCGCACGGCCCTCCAGAACGCCGCCAGCATCGGTGCGCTGATCCTGACCACCGAGGCCATCGTCTCCGACAAGCCCGAGAAGGAAAAGGCGGCCCCCGCGGGCGGCATGGGCGGCGGCGACATGGGCGGGATGGACTTCTAACCAAGAGCGGGTAAGCCTGCGTTGGCGGGGCAAGAAAGGTGAGGGGCCGCCCCCAAACCTAAGGCCACCAAAACGCAGAGCAGGAAGGAGCCGGGGCGTTGCGCCCCGGCTCCTTCCTTTTGATGGATGTAGCGGGCAGAAGGAGGCCCTAGCTTGGCCCCCATGCCGCCCACCCTCCTCGTCATCTCGGGACTTCCCGCCTCCGGCAAAACCCACCTCGGCTCGCGGCTGGCGCGGGAGCTGGGGTGGCCCTTCGTGAGCAAGGACGACTACAAGGCGATTCTGCACGGGCACCTGCCGGACCTGACCCGCGCTCAGGCCGGACCACTGAGCTTTGAGCTGATGTACCACGTCGCCGGGGTGGTGCTGGCGGCGGGGGGCGACGTGGTTCTGGAGACGCATTTCTACCGGGGCGTCAGCGAGCCGAAGATAGAAGGGCTGGCGCGGGCGCACGGCGCCAGGCTCGTCCAACTCTTCTGCGAGGCTCCGCTGGATGAGCTGCGGCAGCGACATGCGGCGCGGGTGGCCTCGGGTGCCCGGCCCTACATCGACCTGCCCTTCGACCACGCCGAGTTGCCGGAGAGGGCGTGCTGGACACCGCTGAACCTGAACGGGCCGCTCCGCCGGGTGGAGACCACCCAGCCCCAAGACATAGCCGACCTCACCCGCTGGGTGCGGGATCAGGGCTGAGGGGAAGGTCCCACCCCGGAACCCTCCCCCTTAGGCTGACCGCTGGCGACTTGGCCTTACGCGCCGTACTTGTTCAGCTTCAGCGCGTTCGCCATGAGCAGCGGCATCACGTCGGTGCCCCGGCGCAGGCCCAGGCTGCCCTTCCCCGCCTCCTCCTCGGTGTAACGGGCGGCCAGGTCCTTGCGGCCATAGCGGCTATTAATCAGCAGCGGCACGGGGTGCCAGGAGTGGCTGGCGAGCTTGCTGGGGGTGGAGTGGTCGCCCACGATGCACAGCACGTCGGGCTGCAACTCGCGCAGGCGGGGCAGCAGGACGTCGAACAGCTCGATCTTCTTCACCTTGGCGTGGAAGTCGCCGTCCTCGCCGGTCGAGTCGGTCTTCTTGACATGGAAATAGAAGAAGTCGTACTCGGCCCAGTGCGCGGCCAGCGCAGCCACCTTGCCGTCGAGCGCGTCTTCCTCGCCCTCCACCTCCAGCACGTCCATCCCGACGAGGCTGGCGAGGCCCTTGTACATCGGATAGGACGCGATGCAGGCGGCCCGCAGCCCGTAGGTGTCCGCGAAGGACGGGAAGTGCGGCACGTCGCTGTACCCCCGGAACAGCACCCCGTTGACCTGCGGTTCGTCCGCGAGGGCCGCCTCGGCGCGGGCGACGAACTCGTTGACGAGGAAGGCGGTGCGCTCGCTGGTGGGGTCGCTGCCCACCGCCGTCTGGGGCGGCACGCCGGTTACCTGCGGGTCCACGTCGCTGATGTTGGCGCCCAGGCCCTGCCCGGCCTCGTCCACCCCCTGCGAGCGGAAGACCACCACGAAGCGGTGCTCGGACTCGGTGTAGATCTCGACCGGGGTGCCGTCGATCTCGGGAATGGCCGCCCGCAGCCTTGCCACGATCTCGGCATTTTTCTCGTCGCTGGGACGCCCGGCGCGGCGGTCGGCGATCACCCGGCCCACCCCCAGCGAGGCGAAGTTGCCGCGCACGGCCACGTCCCCGGCCCGCAGGCGCACGCCGATGCCCACCGCCGAGAGTGCTCCCCGGCCCACCACGTAGCGCAGCGGATCGTACCCGAAGAGGCTGAGGTGCCCCGGCCCGCTGCCTGGCGTGATTCCGGCGCCCACGAGTTCGACCTGCCCGAGTTGCGACTCCAGCGCCAGCGCGTCGAGGTTGGGCGTCGTGGCCGCCGCGAGTTCGGTGTCCCCGTTCACCGTGAGGGGCAGGCCGCCCACGCCGTCGAGCACGACCATCAGGATCTTGCTGTCGGTCTTCTTGGCGAGGTGGCGAATGGTGTCCATCAGGTCGCTCATGGGGCCTACTCTAGACCGCCCGGCACAGGAAGGGGGGCCACCCCCACGTGGAAGGTGGCCCCCGGAACCGGGGGGGAGGGGGGCTCAGCGCCCGTCCACCCGGCCGTCGGCGGCGTCGGCGACGGTGGCGTCCATCTCGCCCACGATGGCTTCCGCCTTGCGCTCGGCGGCGGGCTCACTCATGGCGGGCTTGCGGGTGGCGATAAAGGTGCCAATCACGGCGATGGCGACCATCACGGTCCAGAAGAGGGGCTGCGGCATGTGGAAGGTGGGCACCGCCGGGAAGACCTCGTGGGCGGCTTCCAGTGTCTCCACGCCGAGCTTCACCGCGATCCAGCCCACCAGCGCGTAGGCCACGTTGTCGAGCGCCGGGTAGCGGTTGAGCAGCTTCAGGAAGAGGGTGGCCGCGATTCGCATCAGGATCAGCCCCATCACGCCGCCGATCACCACGATGGTCAGGCCCTGCTCGCGCGGCATGTCGCGCGGGATGAGCGCCACGCCCGCCAGGATGGAATCCACCGAGAAGGCGAGGTCCGTGAGGTTGAGCAGCACCACGGTGGCCCAGAAACCCCGGCCCCGCGCACTCGCGGCGGCCTCGTCCTCGCTGTGCCCCCGCTTGGTGAAGTGGCTGATGGCGAGGTAGGCGAGGTACAGGGCACCGAAGGCCCGCAGCCACCAGTATTCCAGCACGTAGGAAGCCAGCAGCACGCCTAGAATCCGCAGCACGACCGCACCGCCGATGCCGTAGGCCAGCGCCTTGCGGGCAAGGTCACCCTTGAGGTGCCGCACCATGACGGCCAAGACGAGGGCGTTGTCCGCCGAGAGCAGACCTTCCAGCAGCAGCAGGGTGCCGAGAATCGCCCACGTCTCGGCATTGAAAGGAGGCAGTTCGAGATTGAACATAATCGGGTCAGTCTAACGGCCCGGCTGGTAAGGGTGGGCGGCGGCGTTCAGACGATCTGCCCCTCTTCGTCCAGTGCCGGGTAGGACTCGCCGCGCTCGCGGTAACCGGGGGCGAGGTCCGGGTAGCCCCACTCGAAGGCGAGACGGGTGAGGTCCTCCGGAAGAAGCTGCGGCGCGTCGTACATCCCGGCGGCGAGGCGCTGGCGCTGCGCCTCGAAGAGGATGGTCGCGGCGGCCACCGACACGTTCAGGCTCTGGACCATCCCGAACATCGGCACGACGATGTTGGCGTCGGCGGCCTCGGCGGCCTCGTCGGACACACCCCACTTCTCGGCGCCCAGCAGCACGCAGGTGGGGCGGGTGTAGTCGGGCTCGCGGTAATCCACGCTGCGCTGCGAGAGGTGGGTGGCGAGCACCTGAAAGCCCCGGCCCTGGAGGTCGCGCACGGCGCTGATGGCGTCCGCGTGCGCCTGCACGGGCACCCATTTGTGGGCGCTGCCGGAGGTGGCCGCGTAGGTGTGGCCCTCGAAGGCGGCGAGGTGACCGCCCTGGGGCGGAACCGCGTGGGCTTGCAGCACGCCGACCGCGTCGCAGGTCCGCACGATGGCCGAGAGGTTGTGCGGCTTGTTGACCTCGTCCATCAGGACGGTCAGCGTGGGCTGGCGCCGCCGCAGGACCCGCAGAATCTTCTGGTAGCGTTCGGGCGTCATCGGGCCAGAGGCTAGCGCACGGCGCTCAAGCCGCGCTCAACCCTCCCCGGCCCGGCACTCAGGCCCCGTCAGCTTGCGGGTGATAGCACTGGGGGTATGAAGTTCGCCCCCTCCCTGGCCGCCCTGCTGGCCTCTGCCGCCCTCGCCGCCCCGACCGCACGGGACGTGAACCGGGCTGCGACCCGCGCCGCCGGGGCACTCGACGGTGTGCTGCGGACCTGCCCCACGAGCTTCGCGCGGGTGGGCACGCCGAGCAAGCAGTGCGTGGGCGCGAGTGGCAGCGTGGAGAGCCTGCGCGGCAAACTCAGCGCGGCGCTGGGAGACGACCTCTACGGCGTGTGGCGCAGCCGCGACGGCCAGCGCAGCGTGTACAACTGGGTCCGCACGACCGGGGGCTACGTGTATCTGCGCGTGCAGCCTGACCCCGAAGGCCGCGCCGGATCGCTGCTCTACTTCGACCTGCCCCCCGAGAGCGAGGGCGGCGCGGCGGCGACCCAGGCCGCGCCCCGCGTAACGGTGAAGCCCACGCCCGCCCCGGCGGCAACCACCCCGGCGCCCCGGCCGAGCCCCACACCTCCAGCGGCTCAGACTCCCCGCCCGGCTCCGGCGGCCACGGCCACGCCTGCCCGCTCGCTCGCCCCGGTTCCCTTTACGCGCCCCCTGCGGCTGCAAGCCCAGCGCATGAACGGTGCCGATGTCCGCGCGGCGCAGGACCGCCTGATCGCCCTGACCCGGCCCAGCGGCGGCGGGCGCGGCGACGGCTGGTACGGCCCGGTCACGGCGGCGACGGTGCGGGCCTTCCAAGCGGCCAACGGCCTGCCGGTGACGGGAACCCTGGACCGCGCGACGTGGACCCGGCTGTTCAGCGAGCAGGCCCGGCCCTTCCCGGCGAGCAGCATCGACCTGCCTTGAACCCACGCGCTGCCCAGGAAAAGCTCCCGCATGGTGTCGGGAGCGGTAGACCCGACTTCACCCGGCCGGGTTGAGTTGTGGAACACCCTCAGTGTGGGGGACCTGCATGCGAATCCGATTTGGGCGGAGTCTGCGGGTCTTCATAGAAGGCAAGGCCGCCCTGGCCTTGGGGCTAGGGGCGGCTCAGGTGGTGCACTCGACTGGATTCGAACCAGTGGCCTGCCCCTTAGGAGGGGGCCGCTCTATCCAACTGAGCTACGAGTGCGTAGCGGCAGGAGTATAGCAGTAGCCCCGGTTCCGGTTACTGGCTGGTGATCGGCGTGGGGACGTGCAGCTCGTAGCGCCCCAGCCCCTGGCTCTGGAGGCTGCGCCGGTAGGTGCTCTGGCCGCTGGGCAGGTACACGTAGTGTTCGGCGCGGCTCCAGCCTGCGGCGAACTGCCACTGCTGCCACATGTCGGGGATGGCCGTCTTGAAGGTCGCCGTGACGGCCTGTTCCGCGTAGACGGCGCGGTCGTGGGTCATCAGGTTCAGGCTTTCGTCCGCCGCCCGTTGGCCGTTGCCGTCGCGGTCTTGCCACATCACCCAGTGCAGCAGCAGCACGGGGGTCCCGGGGGCGCTCACCTGAAGGTCGTTGGCGCCTTCCGGGAGCCAGTCCTCAATGGGCCGGGCCTGCCTGGCCTGGTCCCGCCAGAGGGCCGGGTTGACCTCGGTCCGGGTGGCTCCGGCGGTCACGGCCTGCTGGTAGACGCTCTCGCCCGCCTCGGTCAGCAGGCTGAGATACACGGTGGTCCCGGCGGGAGCGGCGGGGTGGCGCACCTCCACGCCGGTCGGCAGTTCCGGGCGGCCCCCGGTGGGCGAGGTCGGCCCCACGCCCGTGCCGCAAGCGGTCAGGGGCAGCAGGGACAGCAGCAGCAGGCGCTTCATTTCTGGCCTCCGCCCAGGGGCAGGCCCTGGCTGGTGAAGTAGTCGGTGCGCTCGTGCAGGCGGATATTCAGCCGCTCGTCGGCGGGCGGCAGGCTGTTCATGCTCACCAGGTACCGGTCCGGCGTGGCGGTGGGGTGCAGCACCTGATGGCGAACCAGCGACCAGCCCCCATTGCGGCTCCCCGTCTCGGTGCTGCGCCCGTCGGGGCTGACGAAGCGGTAGGTGAAGGCCTCGGTCGCGTAGCTGTAGAGGTCGTGCGTCTCGTACAGCACCTCGCCCGACTCCGGCGCCCCGTTGCGGTTGGTGTCGCGGAACAGCATGAAGTAGAGGTTGCAGGTCCTGACCGTGTTCGGCGTGACCGTGACCTCCCGCATCCCGGCCGTCTCGCCGCCCAGGAAGGAGGTGGTGCAGGCAGCGTTCTTGGCCCACATGTCGAGGCGATACCCGTCCAGGAGCAGGTTGGCCGAGGCCACGGCTGGGCCGGAGAGCGGCGTGAAGTTCACCACCTGGGACTGGTAGCCCCCGGTCTTCTCGTCGTTCACGAAGGCGACGGCGGCGAGCTTCACGTCCGTGGTGTCCTGAACCGTGGGGAACGTGAAGGAGAGTTGCGAGGGCGGCAGATAGGGCGGCGGCGTCGGGCCAGGACGGGGGCAGGCCGTCAGCAGCGACAGGCAGAGGGCACTGACCCCCAGCAGCCGCACCGAAAAAGAGCCGGGAAGGGTAATCACCCCCCGACTCTATACCGTGACTTTGACACGTTTCGGCAGATTTGCCGGAAGCCCGCCTCAGCGGTTCATGATGTGAATCGCCTGCTTGTGGACGGCTTCGGCGGCTTCCAGCACCGTCTCGCCCAGGGTGGGGTGGGCGTGGATGGTCAGGGCGATGTCGGTGGCGGTTGCCGCCATCTCCAGCGCGAGGCTGGCCTCGCCCAGCATGTCCGAGGCGTGCGGCCCCACGATATGAACGCCGAGCAGCAGGTCGGTATCCTTTTCCACCACCATCTTCACGAAGCCGTCGGTCTGCTGCAGGGTCATCGCGCGGCCCGACGCCGAGAGGGGGAACACGCCGGTCTTGACCTGATAACCCTTTTCCTTGGCCTCGATCTCGGTCAGGCCCACCCAGGCGAGTTCGGGCGAGGTGTAGACGACGCCGGGAATGGCGACGGCGTCCTGCGCGGCGGGCTTTCCGGCGATGACCTCGGCGGCGACCAGCCCTTCCTTCATCGCCTTGTGCGCCAGCATGGGATTGCTCGCCACGTCACCGATGGAGTAGATGTGAGGCACGTTGGTGCGCTGCTGCTGGTCGGCGGGGATAAAGCCCCGGTCGGTGACATGCACGCCCGCCGCCTGCGCGTTCAGCCCGTCGGTGCGGGGACGGCGGCCCACCGCCACGAGCACCCGGTCAAAGACCTCCACCCGCTTCTCGCCGGTCTTCACGTTCTCGATCTCGACGTGGATGCCGTCGTCCTTCTGAACGGCGGAGTTGGCCTTCGTCTCGGTCTCGAACTCGATGCCTTGCTTCTTCATCGCCTTGCCGAACTCGCGCACGGCGTCGGCGTCCGCACCGGGAATGATGTTCGGCAGAAACTCGATGATGCGGACCTTGGAGCCGAGGTTGTTGTACACGTGCGCGAACTCGAAGCTGATCACGCCGCCGCCCACGCACAGCATCCGCGCGGGGATGGGGTCGGGCACCACGAGCGCCCCGGTCGAGTCCACGATGCGCCCCTGGTCGACCTCGATGCCGGGCAGGCGGGCAGGTTCCGACCCGGTGGCGATGATGATGTTCGCCGCCGTGTAGGTCTGGTCGCCCACCCGGACGGTGTGCTCGTCCACGAAGGAGGCCTGACCCTTCAGGTGCGTCACCTTGTTCGCCTTGAAGAGGCTGCTCACGCCGCCCGTCAGCTTCTTGACGATGCCGTCCTTCCAGCCGTTGAGCTGGGCGATATTCAGCGTCTGCTCGCCGAACGAGAGGCCGAACTCGGAAGCGTGGCGGGCCGCCGCCATCTGCTCGCCCGCGTGCAGCAGGGCCTTGGTGGGAATGCAGCCCACGTTGAGGCACACGCCGCCCACCGAGTCGCGCTCGGCGCAGGCCACCTTGAGGCCGAGTTGCGCCGCGCGGATCGCGGCGTGGTAGCCGCCCGGCCCGGCCCCGATCACGAGCACGTCAAAGTCCATCTGCTTGGTCATGAGGGGCAGTCTACCGTCCCCCCGGGGGCCGTCCGTGTCCCGTGCCGGAAGTCGGAGTCAGGGCGGCCATCAACGCGGCTGGTGAGTCCGGGCAGACGGGACGCTACGCCTCCAAGAAGTCCGTGACCACCCGGTTGAGCACCCACCAGCCCTGCGGCGTGGCCCGCAACCGTTCCCCCTCCAGCACGAGCAGGCCGCGCTCCACGTTGGCGGCGATGGGCACGGCATAGCGGGTCCGCACGTCCACCCCGCTGCGCCGCGACAGGTCGGCCAGGTCGAGTCCTGCCCGCAGCCGCAGCCCCATGAAGAGAGCGTCGGTGACGTAGTCCTCGGGCAAAATGGCCTCGGCCTCCCCCCCCTCCCCCGTAAGCCAGTCGTGGAGATGGGGGTTGGTGCGGCGCAGGGTGAGGGCCTCGCCCCCCGGACCCGCCGGATAGTGCCCCGCCGCCCCCGGCCCCAGCCCCAGGTAGGTGCGCCCCTCCCAGTAGGCGAGATTGTGGCGCGACTCCTGGCCGGGGCGGGCGTAGTTGCTGATCTCGTAGCGGGAGAAGCCGAGGTCGGTCAGGCGGGCCTCCGTCTCCTCGAAGCCCCGGCGCTCGTCGTCCTCCCCCACCGTCACGCCCCGGCGGGCGAACTCGGTGCCCGGCTCGATGGTGAGGGTATAGGCGCTGACATGCCCCACGCCCAGCTCGACGAGGCCGCGAATATCAGCCTCCAGCGGCTGTCCGGGCACCGCCGTGATCAGGTCGCCGCTCACGCGGAAGCCCGCCCCTACCAGCTCGCGCACGGCCTCCCGCGCCTGCCGGGCGTCGTGCTGGCGGCCCAGAAAGCGCAGGGTGGCGTCGTCCAGGCTCTGCACGCCCACCGAGGCGCGGTCGAATCCGAGGTCACGCCACAGGGCCACCCGCGCCGGACTGACCGTGCCCGGATTGATCTCCAGGGTGTTCTCGGCGCGGCCCCAGCCCAGGTGACGCCGGACGCTCCCCACCAGCGCCGTGATCTCCGCGTCGCGCAGGAAGCTGGGGGTGCCACCGCCGATATAGACGGTATCGAGGTCCACCGGGTACTCGTCCGCCAGCCGAGCCGCTTCCTCCTCCACCCGCTCCAGATACCGCTCGACCAGCCCGGCCCGCCGCGTCAGGACGTGGAAGTCGCAGTAGGGGCAGATGGTGGGGCAGAAGGGGACATGGACATACAGGTGGCGAACGGTGGGGTCGAGGGCGGGCACGGGGGCAGGGTACGCGGTGCGCGGGAGGCGGATTGGGGGCCTACCGCCCGTGCGGGGTGGCGTCCATCCAGGCTTCCAGGGCGGTGCGGACGCCCTCCGGGGAGACCACCACGACCGGCACGCCCAGCGACGCGGCGGCGCTCGTGGCGGGGCACTCGCCCTCCGCGCCGCCGAGGTCCAGGGCCGCCGTCCAGGCCGGGAAGGTGCCGCCCTCGCGGTAGACGACGCCGCCCCCGTCCTCCACCTCCTGCTCCGGCACCTTGACCTCCGGCCCGGCGGTCAGCGTCCGCCCTCCGACGATGAGCACGCCGCGCACGGGGCCTTCGTGC from the Deinococcus sp. NW-56 genome contains:
- a CDS encoding nucleoside deaminase gives rise to the protein MSQGSWVRSPWDDALAEAWAGYGHGSYPIGAVVVDPQGKVIARGRNRLGEGRAVERGFISGHDLAHAEINALLNLREVPRPEVYGWTVLTTVEPCPQCAGAIAMSGLRAVEYAAPDPWAGCTRLLTDDPYVARKGIRVGRAPEAVQSAALRLALVGFLEEGHAALESSLLREYRRTHPLDLRAAEHLHASGTLAALRSRQAPFAQARPLLLEVPA
- a CDS encoding diguanylate cyclase, with amino-acid sequence MPRPDILTRSAFEAAFEELRGAPVTLALLDLDHFKTLNDALGHTEGDRVLRGVERLLSGSLPTGSVIGRLGGDEYAALLPETAAETALILLDEVIRHFHIHRDPHWPRTLGLSVGLAARPAHAHTFADLQRAADEALLRAKREGRGRACIYVESKMVLKSNYYPKSQLERLSKLSGALGRTEASLLREALDDLVEKYRGEL
- the groES gene encoding co-chaperone GroES, which translates into the protein MLKPLGDRVLVEIVEEAEQKTAGGLYVPDTAKEKSQRGKVIAVGNGKMLDNGTRVALDVKEGDTVYFAKYGGTEVTLEGKNYSILSERDILAIVE
- the groL gene encoding chaperonin GroEL (60 kDa chaperone family; promotes refolding of misfolded polypeptides especially under stressful conditions; forms two stacked rings of heptamers to form a barrel-shaped 14mer; ends can be capped by GroES; misfolded proteins enter the barrel where they are refolded when GroES binds), translated to MPKQLVFDESARRSLERGVNAVANAVKVTLGPRGRNVVIEKKFGSPTITKDGVTVAKEIELEDKLENIGAQLLKEVASKTNDITGDGTTTATVLGQAVVKEGLRNVAAGANPLALKRGIDKAVAVAIEEIKKLAVPVEDSDAIKKVAGISANDEAVGQEIANAMDKVGKEGVITIEESKGFDTEVDVVEGMQFDKGYISPYFITSPDTMEAVLEDAYILINEKKVSALKDLLPVLEKVAQTGRPLLIIAEDVEGEALATLVVNKLRGTLNIAAVKAPGFGDRRKEMLRDIAAVTGGQVVSEDLGHKLENVGMDMLGRAARIRITKDETTIVDGRGNQAEIDARVNAIKAELDSTDSDYAREKLQERLAKLAGGVAVIRVGAATETELKEKKHRYEDALSTARSAVEEGIVAGGGTTLLRVIPAVRAAAEGLTGDEATGARILIRALEEPARQIAVNAGEEGSVIVNAVINSDKVRYGFNAATGEYVEDMVAAGIVDPAKVTRTALQNAASIGALILTTEAIVSDKPEKEKAAPAGGMGGGDMGGMDF
- a CDS encoding ATP-binding protein translates to MPPTLLVISGLPASGKTHLGSRLARELGWPFVSKDDYKAILHGHLPDLTRAQAGPLSFELMYHVAGVVLAAGGDVVLETHFYRGVSEPKIEGLARAHGARLVQLFCEAPLDELRQRHAARVASGARPYIDLPFDHAELPERACWTPLNLNGPLRRVETTQPQDIADLTRWVRDQG
- a CDS encoding 2,3-bisphosphoglycerate-independent phosphoglycerate mutase — protein: MSDLMDTIRHLAKKTDSKILMVVLDGVGGLPLTVNGDTELAAATTPNLDALALESQLGQVELVGAGITPGSGPGHLSLFGYDPLRYVVGRGALSAVGIGVRLRAGDVAVRGNFASLGVGRVIADRRAGRPSDEKNAEIVARLRAAIPEIDGTPVEIYTESEHRFVVVFRSQGVDEAGQGLGANISDVDPQVTGVPPQTAVGSDPTSERTAFLVNEFVARAEAALADEPQVNGVLFRGYSDVPHFPSFADTYGLRAACIASYPMYKGLASLVGMDVLEVEGEEDALDGKVAALAAHWAEYDFFYFHVKKTDSTGEDGDFHAKVKKIELFDVLLPRLRELQPDVLCIVGDHSTPSKLASHSWHPVPLLINSRYGRKDLAARYTEEEAGKGSLGLRRGTDVMPLLMANALKLNKYGA
- a CDS encoding TerC family protein, with amino-acid sequence MFNLELPPFNAETWAILGTLLLLEGLLSADNALVLAVMVRHLKGDLARKALAYGIGGAVVLRILGVLLASYVLEYWWLRAFGALYLAYLAISHFTKRGHSEDEAAASARGRGFWATVVLLNLTDLAFSVDSILAGVALIPRDMPREQGLTIVVIGGVMGLILMRIAATLFLKLLNRYPALDNVAYALVGWIAVKLGVETLEAAHEVFPAVPTFHMPQPLFWTVMVAIAVIGTFIATRKPAMSEPAAERKAEAIVGEMDATVADAADGRVDGR
- the trmH gene encoding tRNA (guanosine(18)-2'-O)-methyltransferase TrmH — translated: MTPERYQKILRVLRRRQPTLTVLMDEVNKPHNLSAIVRTCDAVGVLQAHAVPPQGGHLAAFEGHTYAATSGSAHKWVPVQAHADAISAVRDLQGRGFQVLATHLSQRSVDYREPDYTRPTCVLLGAEKWGVSDEAAEAADANIVVPMFGMVQSLNVSVAAATILFEAQRQRLAAGMYDAPQLLPEDLTRLAFEWGYPDLAPGYRERGESYPALDEEGQIV